A portion of the Anabas testudineus chromosome 22, fAnaTes1.2, whole genome shotgun sequence genome contains these proteins:
- the LOC113148398 gene encoding heat shock protein 30-like — MLCSGSLQPTLSPFMDFYCPARSLWPEVRPLLHQQHLLQRNLQELRSSLELMDRVQHKILEETEPFQSSVALQPVSFQLEKDGEHFDLTLDTRGFSPEELCVRQVGRKLRVSGRTEKKQEDGKGSYSYRLQELRQEFDLPEGLNPEAVTCSMDPDGKLHIQAAKVPSVEEAERELTIRRSSEEQTQQSVCSHTQGSSTETHNSTQDKPEHMDSSHCC, encoded by the coding sequence ATGCTTTGCTCTGGTTCACTTCAGCCCACCCTCAGTCCCTTCATGGACTTCTACTGTCCCGCACGCAGCCTGTGGCCAGAGGTCCGACCTCTGCTCCACCAGCAGCATCTACTGCAGAGAAACCTACAGGAGCTGCGCAGCAGTCTGGAGCTGATGGACAGAGTTCAACACAAGATCCTGGAGGAGACGGAGCCTTTCCAAAGCAGCGTGGCCCTGCAGCCGGTCTCCTTCCAGCTGGAGAAAGACGGAGAGCACTTTGACCTGACCCTGGACACTCGAGGTTTCTCTCCAGAGGAGCTGTGTGTCAGGCAGGTGGGCAGGAAGCTGAGGGTCAGCGGGAGGACggagaagaagcaggaggacGGGAAAGGCTCCTACTCTTACCGACTGCAGGAGCTGAGACAGGAGTTTGATCTGCCTGAAGGACTGAACCCTGAAGCCGTCACCTGCTCCATGGATCCAGACGGGAAGCTCCACATCCAGGCAGCCAAAGTCCCGAGTGTGGAGGAGGCTGAGAGAGAGCTGACTATCAGGAGGAGCTCAGAGGAGCAAACccagcagagtgtgtgttcacacacacaaggcagcagcacagagacacacaacagcacacaggacaAACCTGAACACATGGACTCATCTCACTGCTGCTGa